The following coding sequences lie in one Methanohalophilus levihalophilus genomic window:
- a CDS encoding FecCD family ABC transporter permease yields the protein MEYCNTSCNHEENTLHSDYHRYIGKKIAFIGISISILIALFFYSLSVGNADLTITEIINSILGFETENIHTPQVIWELRIPRAIAAIVAGIALSVSGVVLQSILRNPLGSPYTLGISHAAAFGATLAILASGRGWMGWLFELPYTVTIFAFIFSLISTLTILAIAKYRNATPEVLILTGVALSSLLTAATMLLQYFADDTELPEIVFWTFGDLGRAYWECIFIMAIITILSTAYFVYNRWNYMAIDAGDETAKGLGVNVERIRLFGMLVASLATAAAVSFLGIIGFIGLVCPHIARRFVGDDQRYLIPAACVVGALLLLASDIVSRMVIAPYVLPVGIITAFMGAPLFLYLLVRGYRN from the coding sequence ATGGAATATTGCAACACGTCCTGCAACCATGAAGAAAATACCCTTCATTCCGATTACCATAGGTATATCGGAAAGAAAATAGCTTTCATCGGGATCTCAATCAGTATTCTAATAGCACTCTTCTTCTATTCCCTGTCAGTCGGGAATGCTGATCTCACCATCACGGAAATTATTAATTCAATATTGGGTTTTGAAACTGAAAATATACATACACCGCAGGTAATCTGGGAATTGCGAATCCCCAGGGCTATAGCTGCCATCGTAGCCGGGATTGCACTCTCGGTTTCAGGTGTTGTACTCCAGTCAATCCTGAGGAATCCCCTCGGCTCTCCTTATACACTTGGAATTTCACATGCTGCAGCGTTTGGTGCTACCCTTGCAATTCTGGCATCCGGCAGGGGATGGATGGGATGGCTCTTTGAACTTCCTTATACCGTCACGATATTTGCATTCATATTTTCCCTCATATCCACGCTGACAATTCTTGCCATTGCAAAGTACAGGAATGCAACACCTGAAGTACTCATACTTACCGGAGTCGCACTCAGTTCCCTTCTCACAGCAGCCACCATGCTTCTCCAGTATTTCGCTGATGATACCGAATTGCCGGAAATTGTGTTCTGGACTTTTGGGGATCTTGGGAGAGCATACTGGGAATGCATCTTTATAATGGCAATTATCACGATACTTTCAACCGCATATTTTGTCTACAACCGGTGGAACTATATGGCAATCGATGCAGGGGATGAAACTGCAAAAGGACTGGGAGTTAACGTTGAAAGAATACGCCTATTCGGGATGCTGGTCGCCTCCCTTGCAACAGCGGCAGCAGTCTCTTTCCTCGGAATAATAGGATTCATCGGTCTTGTTTGTCCGCACATTGCCCGCAGGTTTGTGGGGGATGACCAGAGATACCTCATCCCCGCCGCCTGTGTAGTGGGAGCTTTACTCTTACTGGCATCGGATATCGTCTCAAGGATGGTGATAGCTCCGTATGTGCTGCCCGTAGGTATTATTACTGCATTTATGGGAGCGCCCCTTTTCCTCTATCTTCTTGTAAGGGGGTACAGGAATTAA
- a CDS encoding ABC transporter substrate-binding protein, with amino-acid sequence MKKFPSTIMLVTVFVIVLTTCGCLSSDEQTEHLTQTEEAESRTITDAYGRHVEVPEKINYTICIGSGSLRYLCYLGEQDTVVGVEDIEQRPEEIENPLRPYRIANPQFGNKEDYPYIGVFRGDYDAESILMLDPAPEVIFLTYSNAEGADKLSNDVGGIPVIGLNYGDTGEGFDDMKFALTTMGDVMNNKERAEEVIAFFEDEIEDINSRIEGEETVNLYVAGVAYRGSHGILSTQPDYPPFEYINGNNVAASTSLTGDWEGYQIGDDALFQWDTEPGIEYIFVDLSTFDFSENGNSHTNEKYGVDAFGPEGVYTNLEAAKSGNLYGVMPYNWYTTNHGNVLADAWYVGKQVYPDKFEDIDPENKANEIYSFLYSGCPVNEGIYDTMAENFGHNFGKIELQ; translated from the coding sequence ATGAAAAAATTTCCATCAACAATTATGCTTGTAACCGTTTTTGTAATTGTTTTAACTACTTGCGGGTGCCTTTCAAGTGACGAACAAACAGAACACCTGACCCAGACAGAAGAAGCAGAATCAAGAACCATAACCGACGCTTACGGAAGACATGTAGAAGTCCCTGAAAAAATAAACTACACTATTTGCATTGGATCAGGAAGTCTTCGGTATCTTTGTTACCTCGGAGAGCAGGATACTGTTGTCGGAGTGGAAGATATAGAACAAAGACCAGAAGAGATTGAAAATCCATTGCGGCCGTACAGGATAGCAAATCCCCAATTTGGAAACAAAGAGGATTATCCCTACATAGGAGTATTCAGAGGAGACTATGATGCCGAATCAATCCTCATGCTTGATCCTGCACCCGAAGTTATTTTCCTCACATATTCCAACGCCGAGGGAGCTGACAAGCTTTCAAATGACGTAGGAGGAATACCTGTAATCGGTTTGAATTACGGGGATACAGGAGAAGGCTTTGATGATATGAAATTTGCTCTCACGACAATGGGGGACGTGATGAACAACAAGGAAAGGGCAGAAGAAGTTATCGCGTTCTTTGAAGATGAAATTGAAGATATAAACAGCAGGATTGAAGGTGAAGAGACGGTTAACCTCTATGTAGCCGGAGTTGCATACAGGGGTTCACATGGGATACTGTCAACTCAACCCGATTACCCTCCTTTTGAATACATAAACGGAAACAATGTAGCTGCCAGCACTTCACTTACCGGGGACTGGGAAGGTTACCAGATCGGTGATGACGCTCTTTTCCAGTGGGATACTGAACCGGGAATCGAATACATTTTCGTGGACCTTTCAACCTTTGATTTTTCAGAAAACGGAAACTCCCATACCAATGAGAAATACGGGGTTGATGCATTTGGGCCTGAAGGAGTCTATACAAATCTTGAAGCTGCAAAATCTGGCAATCTCTACGGCGTAATGCCATACAACTGGTACACAACCAACCATGGCAATGTTCTGGCAGATGCATGGTATGTCGGCAAGCAGGTCTATCCAGACAAATTTGAAGACATTGACCCTGAAAACAAAGCCAATGAGATATACAGCTTCCTTTATTCCGGGTGCCCTGTAAACGAAGGAATCTATGATACAATGGCAGAAAATTTCGGGCATAATTTCGGCAAGATTGAACTCCAATGA